In Kytococcus sedentarius DSM 20547, the sequence ATGGCGCCGTGGTAGCCGGTCACGCGTTCCAGGGGCACCCGGGCCAGCTCCGTGACGCCGGGGATCATGGCCTGCTTGGCCCCGTCGGCAGGCCCCCGCAGCGCGCCCCCGGCGGCGACGAGCAGCAGCAGGGCCCAGAAGGGCAGCGCGCCGCGCAGGTGCAGCAGCGGGATCAGTCCGAACACGGCGGCCGACCCGAGGTCGCAGACACACGCCACCCGGCGTGGGCCGAGCCGGTCGGTCAACGGTCCGCCCAGCACCTTGAAGACCACCAGGGGCAGCAGCTCGGCGGCCGAGACGAGGCCGGTCTGCGTGGCCGAGCCGGTGGTCACCAGGACGAACCACGGGATCACCACCATGCTCATCCGGGTGGCCGTGATCGTGAAGGTCTCGGCCGTCAGCAGTCCTCGCAGGGGTAGGGCGCTCACGCTGGCTCCTCAGGTCTGGTCCGGGGCGGGGGGCATCGCGTGGGGCGATAGCGCCGCGTTCAGGTTGACCCAGTACGGCTGTGCCTCCGGCACGTCCTCCTCGGGCCAGGACGTGATGACCTCGATGAGGGCGTCCCGCAGCGCGTGCGCACGCTCGGGGGTCAGGCGCAGCATCCAGTCGCTCGTGGTGCCGGCTCGTCGCCACGCGGCAGGCAGTGTCTCGGCCTGCTCCACGACCTGCTGCAGCTGCTGTGAGTAGACCACCGCCACGGCTTGCTGGTACGCCCCGAAGGTCTCGCGCTCCTGGGGGGTCAACCCCTTGGAGGAGGTGCGGGTGGAGCGGTGGACCGCCCGCCACCAGCGCTCGCGCGAGGAGCCGCGGCCCTTGTCCTCCTCGATGAAGCCGTGCTGTGCCAGCTGTCGCAGGTGGTAGGACGTGGCACCGCTGTTGACGCCGAGGTGCTGCGCGAGACCCGTGGCGGT encodes:
- a CDS encoding helix-turn-helix domain-containing protein, translating into MTPPEISTPGPEGLRALSHPVRLRLLGLLRTSGPNTATGLAQHLGVNSGATSYHLRQLAQHGFIEEDKGRGSSRERWWRAVHRSTRTSSKGLTPQERETFGAYQQAVAVVYSQQLQQVVEQAETLPAAWRRAGTTSDWMLRLTPERAHALRDALIEVITSWPEEDVPEAQPYWVNLNAALSPHAMPPAPDQT